A stretch of DNA from Candidatus Rokuibacteriota bacterium:
GAGCCCCCGCCTCCGGAAGCTCCGCCAGGCCATCCGGGAGCTCAGGCGGGACATCGTCAAACGGCTGGAGGCCTTCTTCGCCCTCCCGGAGGCCGACACGCTCTTTCAGGACCGGTTCGTCACCCTGCGTCGGGGCCGGTATGTTCTGCCCGTCAGGGCTGAGGCCCGAGCGCGGGTGCGCGGCCTGGTTCACGATCGCTCCCAGACCGGGGCGACCTGGTTCGTCGAACCCGAGGCAGTGGTGGAGGCCAACAACGAGCTGACGGAGACCCTCCGCGAGGAAGAGGCGGAGAGCTTCCGGATCCTGGCGGCGCTGACGGACGAGGTACGGGCCTGCCTCGCCGAGCTGCGCGGTGCCGTGGCCGAGATCACCGAGCTCGACCTGATCGCGGCGCGCGCACGGCTTGCCGAACGGATGGAAGCGACCGAACCCGAGCTGGACCCCGGCCGACGCCTCGAGCTGCAGGGCGTGCGCCACCCGCTGCTCCTGGCGCGGAGCTGGCAGGAGCCGTCCTGCCCGGTCGTCCCCGTCGACCTCGAGCTCTCGGCCGAACGCCCCCTCCTGGTCGTGACGGGTCCCAACGCCGGCGGGAAGACCGTGGCCCTCAAGTGCCTGGGACTCTCGGTCCTGATGGCACAGGCGGGGTTGCACCTTCCGGCGAGAGAGGGGAGCCGCCTTCCCGTCTTCTCCCGGCTCTTCGCCGTCGTTGGCGACGAGCAGAGCGTAGCCGAGAACCTCTCCACGTTCTCGGCCTTCGCGAAGGAGGTCAGGACGATCCTCGAGGAGGCAGACGCAGGCGCGCTCGTGCTCCTCGACGAGCTGGGGGCGGGGACTGACCCCGACGAGGGGGCGGCGCTGGCCCAGGCGATCCTGGAAGAGCTGGAATCCCACGGGGCGCTGGTCATGGCGACGACCCACCTCGAGCCGCTCAAGGCCTTCGCCGCAACCCACCCGACGGCGCAGAACGCCTCGGTGGAGTTCGACGCCGAGCGGCTCGCGCCCACCTACCGCCTCGCCTACGGCCGACCCGGACAGAGCTACGCCCTGACCATCGGCGCCCGCCTCGGGCTCCCTCCCACGATGATCGAGCGCGCCCAGGCCCTCCGCTCCACCCAGGCCCAGAACATCCAGGCCCTCCTCGCGCGCCTGGACAGCCAGACCCGCGCCAGTGCGGAGCAGGCCGCGGCGATCGAACGCGAACGGACCCAGGCCGCGGCGCTGCTCGCCCAGGCCCAGCAGGAGCTGGTTCAGGCCCGCGCGAAGGCCCAGGAGACGCTCTCGCGAGCCAAGGCCGAGGCGGTCAGGCTCGTCGCCGAGATCCGTCAGGCTGTCAGCGCCGAATGGGAGCGGCTCAGGACCAGCGAGCGGTCGCGCCGGACCCTCGAGGCGAGCCGAAAGCGGATCACTGGGCTCGCCGCGCCGCTCAAGGTCTCCGAGCCTGATCCCGAAGGGACTCCACCTGGCGTCGGTGATCCCGTCGAGGTCCCCCACCTCGGCCTCAAGGGCACCCTCGTCGCTCAGGCCGGTGGAACCGCGACGGTGCAGGCCGGGGCAGTGACGGTCCGCGTTCCGCTCGAAGCGCTCAGAACGCGTCAGCGGATCGCGACACCGGAGGCCACTGGCATTCGAGCGAGCCGCGTGAGCACGCCAGCGAAGTCGGGGATCC
This window harbors:
- a CDS encoding endonuclease MutS2; this encodes MLRLLSRETSTPMGQEHALELEPRTDPAAVRQALADTRQARQAVADAGPPPWGTVPDLRPVLDRAEKPGSTLEGSELAAFIPFLAGVARLRGYGNRVAALAPDVGRRFSRLPNFAALAEHLVQSLTEDGGLKDDASPRLRKLRQAIRELRRDIVKRLEAFFALPEADTLFQDRFVTLRRGRYVLPVRAEARARVRGLVHDRSQTGATWFVEPEAVVEANNELTETLREEEAESFRILAALTDEVRACLAELRGAVAEITELDLIAARARLAERMEATEPELDPGRRLELQGVRHPLLLARSWQEPSCPVVPVDLELSAERPLLVVTGPNAGGKTVALKCLGLSVLMAQAGLHLPAREGSRLPVFSRLFAVVGDEQSVAENLSTFSAFAKEVRTILEEADAGALVLLDELGAGTDPDEGAALAQAILEELESHGALVMATTHLEPLKAFAATHPTAQNASVEFDAERLAPTYRLAYGRPGQSYALTIGARLGLPPTMIERAQALRSTQAQNIQALLARLDSQTRASAEQAAAIERERTQAAALLAQAQQELVQARAKAQETLSRAKAEAVRLVAEIRQAVSAEWERLRTSERSRRTLEASRKRITGLAAPLKVSEPDPEGTPPGVGDPVEVPHLGLKGTLVAQAGGTATVQAGAVTVRVPLEALRTRQRIATPEATGIRASRVSTPAKSGIPPELHLLGKTAEEAQAVVEKYLDDAFLVGLSEVRLVHGKGTGALRKAVHELLAVHPLVESFRPGEQYEGGSGATVVTLKVD